One Candidatus Thorarchaeota archaeon genomic window carries:
- a CDS encoding ATP-binding cassette domain-containing protein produces the protein MDGHILELKEVTKRYGDRTLFENVSLNLHHKEVIGISGPSGGGKSTLLRIAVDLIPPTSGEVIFLGKNVHEWNPRELRRRMILVPQQASMFPGTVRDNLLWGLKIHRLKTTEEALAQVLREVNLPSTMLEKVADNLSGGEKQRIAIARALLLKPHALLLDEPTSALDEESTLMVETTVNNVVSDREVGVLIVTHNREQAERFTSRVIEIGNSEVH, from the coding sequence TATGGTGACCGAACACTCTTTGAGAATGTTTCTCTCAACCTACATCATAAAGAGGTCATTGGGATCTCCGGCCCATCAGGGGGAGGCAAGAGCACGCTTCTACGTATTGCAGTGGACCTGATTCCGCCCACCTCCGGAGAGGTAATCTTTCTCGGAAAGAATGTACATGAATGGAACCCACGCGAGCTCAGACGAAGGATGATCCTCGTACCGCAGCAGGCAAGTATGTTCCCGGGAACGGTCAGAGACAATCTACTGTGGGGCCTTAAGATCCACAGGTTAAAGACAACAGAAGAGGCCCTCGCACAAGTGCTACGAGAGGTCAATCTCCCCTCAACGATGCTGGAAAAAGTAGCGGACAATCTTTCGGGTGGAGAAAAACAACGTATTGCAATAGCTCGAGCATTACTTCTAAAACCTCATGCACTGTTATTGGATGAACCGACCTCTGCCCTAGACGAGGAGTCCACACTCATGGTAGAAACCACCGTGAACAATGTGGTCTCAGACCGAGAAGTGGGCGTTCTGATCGTGACCCACAATAGAGAACAGGCAGAACGTTTTACTTCGCGAGTCATAGAAATTGGAAATTCGGAGGTGCACTAA
- the fetB gene encoding iron export ABC transporter permease subunit FetB: protein MMQFGFDIMAWFNSLPTDVEQAIVSYITAMILLAILILVTRWQGLGVGSKLIVGTIRGTIQIILMALILVEIFALENMIIIYIVLSFMATFAAYTTRGNLDKIPGVMKTSLPGIFVGGVGVMFLATILGIVKPTGEFIIPMGGMVIGNSMGMTALVLDRMWGNAQKQRALMETALALGATPLQATDLTIRESIRSGMLPNLNRYASLGIVSIPGLMSGMIIGGASPVAAAFYQVIIFIMIFLSTVSCGIIVSRLFLKQMFNERMQLTVPPPDS from the coding sequence ATGATGCAGTTTGGTTTTGACATAATGGCTTGGTTCAACTCACTCCCTACTGATGTAGAGCAAGCGATAGTAAGCTACATCACTGCGATGATCCTCTTGGCAATCCTGATTCTTGTCACCCGCTGGCAGGGGTTGGGAGTCGGAAGCAAACTCATTGTAGGAACGATTCGCGGCACAATTCAAATCATCTTGATGGCACTCATCCTCGTTGAGATCTTTGCACTTGAGAACATGATCATCATCTATATCGTCCTCTCATTCATGGCCACCTTTGCAGCCTATACGACCCGCGGAAACCTTGACAAGATCCCGGGAGTCATGAAGACCTCGTTACCGGGGATTTTCGTTGGAGGTGTCGGGGTCATGTTTCTCGCAACGATTCTGGGCATCGTCAAACCGACTGGAGAGTTCATCATCCCCATGGGAGGTATGGTCATAGGCAATTCAATGGGCATGACGGCACTTGTCCTTGACAGAATGTGGGGCAATGCTCAGAAGCAGCGTGCCCTCATGGAAACCGCACTCGCACTCGGTGCCACACCCCTTCAGGCCACAGACCTCACGATCAGAGAGTCGATCAGAAGCGGCATGCTTCCGAACCTCAATCGGTATGCGTCGCTGGGAATAGTGAGTATTCCAGGTCTCATGAGTGGAATGATCATTGGTGGTGCAAGTCCTGTCGCGGCAGCATTTTATCAGGTCATCATCTTCATCATGATCTTTCTCTCAACCGTGAGCTGTGGGATCATAGTCTCCAGACTCTTCCTGAAACAGATGTTCAATGAACGCATGCAATTAACAGTCCCACCTCCTGACTCGTAG
- a CDS encoding FAD-binding oxidoreductase has translation MSEETFDIIVVGAGVIGTATAYYLQKNNPDKRILLLDRQSAPGQANTAMSAAAVRNMFASSTNQLLTDTSIKHMEHIQNEEGFELMFEKVGYLWLLSEEQLNSDSVQLWMKRMKASGVHYRVYNKQELNDLMPGLNTDFSGDEDAELMNLREVSYGLFGADCAVLDPTRLVDYYFEEFKKISHVKPRFNVNVTRLLLEADPKLDLPGEPFVWQFKRVNGVVTDDGPIRAETTVLATGAWANELLDPIGMDSRLKAKKRQIFVIHAKDNQKLLDLLNTKGFNDMNCVPFVILPTAGAGGAVYFRPQLQEKGFWIGCGDKLGRSYNYVQTEDFNTGETPYYENSLYPVLSKYFPAFEGARPVSSWGGGYSYSPDAIPHVYLENGVLVVNGASGSGIMKSDAMARIADALYRGEPEAELYGGKKIPSDALSLKHRQVEPENVVI, from the coding sequence GTGAGCGAAGAGACCTTCGACATAATAGTAGTAGGAGCAGGCGTCATCGGCACGGCGACTGCATACTATTTGCAGAAGAACAATCCTGACAAGCGGATACTCCTTCTTGACAGACAGTCAGCCCCGGGCCAAGCAAATACGGCCATGAGCGCGGCTGCTGTTCGTAACATGTTCGCTTCATCGACCAATCAGCTCTTGACAGACACGTCGATCAAGCACATGGAACACATCCAAAATGAGGAAGGATTCGAACTCATGTTCGAGAAGGTGGGCTATCTTTGGCTGCTCAGTGAAGAACAGCTCAACAGTGATAGCGTGCAACTCTGGATGAAACGGATGAAGGCGTCGGGAGTACATTACCGCGTATACAACAAACAAGAACTCAACGATCTGATGCCCGGTCTTAACACAGACTTCAGCGGCGATGAGGATGCAGAACTGATGAATCTGCGAGAAGTCAGTTATGGTCTCTTTGGTGCAGACTGTGCAGTCCTCGATCCTACTCGACTTGTCGATTATTATTTTGAAGAATTTAAAAAGATATCACATGTCAAACCACGCTTCAATGTCAATGTCACCCGACTTCTCTTAGAGGCAGATCCCAAACTCGATCTCCCCGGTGAACCATTCGTCTGGCAGTTCAAGCGTGTCAATGGGGTAGTCACCGACGATGGGCCGATACGCGCCGAGACCACCGTTCTCGCCACTGGTGCGTGGGCGAATGAGCTCCTCGACCCAATAGGCATGGACAGTCGGCTGAAGGCTAAGAAACGCCAGATTTTTGTCATCCACGCAAAGGACAACCAGAAGCTTCTCGACCTTCTCAACACCAAAGGGTTCAATGACATGAACTGCGTGCCCTTTGTGATCCTCCCAACTGCGGGTGCTGGAGGAGCCGTCTACTTCAGACCTCAGCTTCAAGAGAAAGGATTCTGGATCGGATGCGGTGACAAGCTGGGCCGATCGTACAACTACGTTCAGACGGAGGACTTCAACACGGGTGAGACCCCGTACTACGAGAACAGTCTCTATCCAGTGCTCTCAAAGTACTTCCCCGCATTTGAGGGAGCACGACCAGTCTCAAGCTGGGGTGGTGGCTATAGCTATTCTCCTGATGCGATTCCGCATGTCTATCTCGAAAATGGTGTCCTTGTCGTGAACGGTGCAAGCGGCAGCGGCATTATGAAATCAGATGCAATGGCTCGAATCGCAGATGCGCTCTATCGTGGCGAACCAGAAGCCGAACTCTATGGCGGGAAAAAGATCCCATCTGACGCCCTCAGTCTAAAGCATCGCCAGGTCGAACCCGAGAATGTTGTGATCTGA